The genomic DNA AGCCAAGAGTGGTACTCCAAATCAGAAGCCtgtcaacatatatataattgataggAAACTAGTATACTGTATGCTCTTGGATTGGTTGGTTGATTCAGTTTTGTGCACCACCTGGATTGCGACGGCAACGTGTGGCCAATTCGCATCCTCTCTTATAAGGATTAGCTTCTACCTTCTTGCAGGATTCAGGGCGCGCTTTGTCACAGTTTCTAGCATGATCTCCACGATTCATGTCGCCATAGTCTATGTATTTTGCCTCGGTCGTGGTTGCTGCAAGAGCTAAGAACACTACAAGGGCGAGAGATAGAATAACCTTGACACTTTTAGACATCCCCATATTATTTTaagtattattttgttgttttccaaatatattaaataaataaataatttattaaagaaacCCCGATTAGGAg from Camelina sativa cultivar DH55 chromosome 7, Cs, whole genome shotgun sequence includes the following:
- the LOC109125692 gene encoding protein RALF-like 9, with protein sequence MGMSKSVKVILSLALVVFLALAATTTEAKYIDYGDMNRGDHARNCDKARPESCKKVEANPYKRGCELATRCRRNPGGAQN